TTCAAACAATAAAGGTTGAAGGAGAAACCCTCTACTCAAAAGCCAGATGacccttctctcttttctctttattttctctttattgttttctttgCTTCGTTCGCCATACATCGCTCCTCACGTGAGAGCTGGTTTTCACTTATTACAAACAGACAAAGCGGTGAACCCAAAGGTTTCACCCCTCATGGAGACCCGGCTCTCCATCACCATCCTCGTCTTCCTTGTATAGGGAATCTCTAGCCATAGGTGGACCATTGCAAGAAAAGCATTTATAGGTGTGTACCTTCTATTGTTGTACACCGCTCAACTCTGATTGATCTTTAGGGGCTTTGAACGAAAGTATGGGATTGAAAGTAACAATTTTGAGAACTACTTGACATGCTCATAATGAGATGTTATAAATGAGAGGCAGACCCCCTATATATCCAGGTACAAGGCTAATCGTAGCCGTAGGTCTCCTTTTGATGTAATGGTGTAGATTACATCTCTGAAACTACCAACTATTCacatttattatataaatgtaCAATTACCATATCACCCATCTTCATAAGTATTTTAGAACACTTGAGAAAATAGAACTTGGGTAGATGGGTTGAGGGTAGGGGTATGCAATCAAGCCTGTTTTACCTTAGAACCGAACTAAATCGCTTGAAAAATAGGACTAGGAGCTGGTTCTTGTTGGAATCAATCCAAGAACATGTTCCAAACTTTTGGAATTGGTTGTAACCAGTCCAGGAACAAGTTCCGAGTAAATCGGACTAGACTACCTTGTTTTGGAATtggttttggaataaattttataagttaaaaagCTAAAaccctattttcttttttccataaattccaatttcagcgctcttttgtcttttgttctttcctctttttctaatttttatggatgaatggagaatgaagttttataatttatattttatgttacTTGTTTGaacctttaattttttatagttgTACGTGATTACGTCTTGATCTtatggattattattattattattattattattattattattattattattattattattattattatttgtgaaTTAGGCTTTTTGTTGTTCATTAGTTACTTTGAATCGTTTCATTACTCATAACttcataaagggaaaaaaaaaacaggtttTCAAGTAGACCTATAATCGAACTAGAAAAATAGGATAGGTACAAGATAGGTTttacaattcaaaatttgagaatcGGTTTGGAATTTATCCATCTTGAAACCGATCACCTCAGATCGCTCGTTCATGAATTGATCACGACCTCAGGGTCAAGTCAATTCATTGGGTCGTAACACACACATCACCCGTATCGGCTATAGGGTTATTGTCACCCGATAATTTAGCTAAACAAAGAGATCATGGAACTGGGTCTGAGCTCTCCTATGAAACCCATCGGATCATATCTCAAGTAAAAAGGATCTtgagcttttttctttttcttctttgtgaaGGGcaatcatcttcattttctagAAGGGTTGTACAAGGCTCATACTGGCAATCCACATTTCAGTAACATTGTCCTGTAACTGGATATTTGTAGTAAATAGGATTACCACTTGTATCAAAGGAACAAACCGAAGAATTTGTCTTAgaaatttttgtggtattaacatTTTTCAATACTTGTGATTCTAATTACTCAATTTACTAGATGCATTTTGATCAATATCCTAGAATGCTCATGGTGTGGCTACACAGCATATATGTGACATCgagaaaattatttatatctCTCTCGTGCTAACAATTAAAGAATGTAGATTGCATATACTAAAATCAGCTGCATCATGTAATCGGAAATTAATATCATTGTCTTGATTGTGAAATCAACTTAACTTGAATGGACATAAATGAAATTTACGTTCGAGATGCTAACCATGACATGTCGAAAAATCATgatataaaaattgaaagttattaCACaaaatgcatcaaaatcaatctACTTCAAGATCAAACGCAACAATATCGGCGTCCCTGAAAGATGTAAAAGCCTCAATAGTTTTTTCTCAAGTTATGATCACAATTAATGAACTCATATTATAAATTcggattaatatcacgaaaattcttaaactaatacatttttgacaatttttcctaaaactaatttttcaaCCACCGAAAACCCTAATTTGGTATACATATGGAAAATTTACTAAAGCAGCatttcgtttatttttattaaattagattaataccgcGAAAATCACAAAACTAATATACTTGTAATGAATGAAggatgaaaatattaatttattataaatttattacagatgtTCCAGTTTGacatttttcgtggtattaaccctataaaCTTTCATTTCTTGCATAGTgcttaaaaaaaagttttggttatgaaaatgttttccaattgatttttttttgggcctaAACGGCGTCGGTTTGGGCGTTTGGGTTTGTTCCAAAGCTCGAACCTTTACTTAAAACCCTTCTTCGCACATTTTCgtccttcctctcctctctctcctcccacgAAAAACCCTAGCCTCCCTCCCCATAGTTTGTTCATCGACAATGGTAATGCCCATCTCTTCCCTCTGATTggacccttctctctcttgttttttcaatttctcatttACTGTAAGCGTTCATTCCTCATGCGCCCGAGTGATTTTCATGCTGGTGCAGACGGGCGAAGCGGTGAACCCGAAGGCTTATCCCCTCGCGGACGCTCAGCTCTCCATCACCATACTCGATCTCGTCCAGCAGGCTGCTAATTACAAGCAGCTCAAGAAGGGCGCCAACGAAGGTTGATcccttgtttctttctttcccggGATTTAAAGGATTTCAGTATTGGGTTGTCTGGGTTTTTTTGTGTGGGGAATATGACtggttttgtttttgtgtttgtGTTTGTGTTTCGGGGGTTTCTTTCTTCAGCTACGAAGACGCTGAACAGGGGTATCTCTGAGTTCATAGTGATGGCTGCGGACACCGAGCCGCTCGAGATCCTCCTCCATCTTCCGTTGCTTGCTGAGGATAAGGTGCTTACTCACACAGCATTCGTCTTGCTTCTTTTTAATTGATGTTCTCCTCTAAAGAGAACTGCTAAGTAACGGTAGTTTTGATTCTGactggattttttattttttttgataagATAAGCTCGATTAGATGctttggattgtgttgttttggctttttttaTCCATCCGGGCATCAATCCCTTGTTAGAGGTCGATTTTTGGCAGCTGGGTTGGGGTCATTGATTGATATGAAGCTACCGCTTTTGGTTTATGCTCTTAGACTTTGTTCTACATATGTTGAGTCTCAGCTTTTATCTCCTAGACAATATTGGAATAATGATCTGAGGCGTTCTCATTGTTTGGAACAGGTTTTAGGGAGGTTCTTTTAGGCTATACATGGTTCTTGGAAACTAAATTTCACCCTTGTTGTATTGGATTAGATGATATGGGTTGAGCATTCTAGTTTTTTTATTGGTCTGATCCCTTTATAGGCTAATCACCCATATATTGCCAGTAATTGTTcagttcaaaatattttcagcaGTTAATTGTGATGTTTTGCATAGTTGAATTAGTCAGTGGAATCATCGATAAATCCTGTACTTCTATTGCTGGAAGcaaattgattgattatgttGTGCTATATGGCCTTCTGCTCATTGGGTTAAGTAGTCATGTGGAAGAGGATGTTGCACTGTTTAGTTGGGGCCTAGAAGTTAATAATTAAGCAGCAGGCATTTGTAAGTGAGTATTGCTGATCGATGGATCAGGCATGTGAAGTGAATGTTGCTTATCAGTTGATCATGCATTGAAGGATGTTTTCTACTTCTTGTACGGTTAGGCCGAGGAGTACTTGTTTGGTTTTCTATCTGTGACGTGCTTTCAGAGACAATTAGTGTTTTCCGGTTGATACTGAATCTGCTCAGTGCTGGACTCTGTAATTAGCTTCAATTTGTATATGTGATCACTAAATCATTTTTACAAAGTTGTCAAAGAACCTGCTAATTGCATAGTTCTTTCATAGAAAGGATAACTTTTATCCGGAATAATTGTTCCTGTTACATAATTTCCTTTAAAACCTTGCCCAACTGCAGTTGTCAAGGCCAGTTGCTTGTTTAAAGAGTTGGTTTATTTCAGAGTTTTGTGATTGGCTAGCTTTTCTACGATGGAGAGTTTTATATAATGATTCCACCTTGGAAGGTTATAAAAGTGTGTATCTCGCAAATGAATTTGGAGGATCTAATTATTTCGATTGTTATAGCTAACAATCATGATCTAGCATGTGcctaatatattttaaatgatgGATTGCTTTccctgattttctttttgtttgtgaGAAATAACTTATGTTTAGGAAATTCGCGGTCTAGATGCGATAGCTTCTGCTATGCTATATTTGCTGCCTCCTAACTTTTTCACAGTAAGTAGACCCTAATTCACACATTGAATGAAATGGCAGAATGTGCCCTATGTGTTTGTGCCCTCAAAGCAAGCACTTGGCCGAGCATGCGGGGTCACAAGACCTGTCATTGCCTGTTCCGTGACCACAAATGAAGGAAGCCAGTTAAAGTCTCAGATACAGCAACTCAAGGTATGCTACTGCCTTCCCATCGTGTTGCctcatataaaaaagaaaaagaagagacttATAATCATAATGCTGGAGGTTGTTTACTAACCTGATTGTTTGTGTAATGCAGGATGCAATCGAGAAGCTCTTGATTTGAATCTTTGTGAAGTGCGAATCGGTGTGATGGGCCTCTTGACTCGGTTGCGCTTTGGGAGGCTTTGACTGAAATAGTTGCTATTAGAGAGAGATTGTGTGTTTCTTGGggcttttcttgtttcttctcgTTCTACTTAAATATGACGATTATCCTTCTGTATCATTTGAGCATCAAATTCGTGAGCATGTGCTTTTTGGTTCTTACTTATTTCTCGTTGAAGTGAGTATTGAACTAGGCAGTAAGTCAATGGAATGATAGCATATGATCATTTGCCGACTCTTGGGCATTGTCTTCATGTTGAGAACTATCAAGGCCAGGATTGTCTCTGCTGGGTTGAGCTTGTACCTTCGGGGAGATATCAATTTAGCGTGATTGTCCCACTCCCACGTTTTTATAATCGAAATATGTCCAACATGATTTATATAAGTTGTTTATAAACTGAGATGGCAAATTCTCTATCAGCGAGTAGAAGCAGAGCGAACAGTAACTTCTTGTATCGGATTCATAACTCGAACAACTTATTGCCCCAACGTTGCCATAAGCAATTTGAGCTGGTCGTTCATGTTGCAATACAACGTGCCGCTTGGAGAGAGATGAAGGGGAAAGTGATCAAGTACCACCTCATAGGCCGGTAGATGCATATTTCTTTGttgacctcgccaaatccgtTCAGAATTCCAAGTCCGTGGAGAGTAATCTCCTCATGTATGTCGCTCGCAGCCAAGGGTTGCTGACGGATGGAAGGGTTTGGATGACGCCGACACGGTGCACTGGCCGCGAGTGCCCAGATTTTGGGATCTCGAACTGGAGCCTTGATGTGGTGTCGTGCTGGAATCCTTCTCACTGCCCGGCTACCTCCACCTCATTGCTGCAACAATCGACTTGAACAGTAGAGAGAAGATGAACCCAGATTTCCTCCATTTGCCTCCCAGACATCCTCGactttgtggttttttttttatggcctGCTCATGATGTTTGGTTGGAGAACAAAAAATGGGGGAGCTCTGGTTCCTTTTGCTCTGTCCAGTGAGAGTCCCCCTCCCACGAGAAGTATGGGCTCCATCCGAAGGGGGCATCTTCCAGTCCATGACTTGCCCATGCTGCTGCTCTTGCTTCATGTGCCTGCAGAAGTAGCAGCATGGCTCTAAGATCTAGCAACGGACGAGCCTGGCCGCGAGCAACGGTGCTCGTGGGTGGCTCGGCCACGGCCACCGGCGGACTGCCGGGAACCGAGTACAAGGATGGGAGAGGTAGATAGTGTGTTGATTGTTAGCAACGCATTAAAGAATAAATATCTTTTGGTAGCAGCTTGGCCACCGAAGTGGGCGTGCCGGAGTGGTTATCGGGCATGACTAGAAATCATGTGGGCTCTGCCCGCGCAGGTTCGAATCCTGCCGCTCACGCCTTCGATTTTGCGGTggtattaattttattttttcaattgaaactCTTGAAACAAATATTGAGATATAAAATCACATCCTTATTGTGAATATTTAAAgtattctttatctttttcaaaatatcaagaaaaataacttgaATTTGTAAGTAAACAATTGAAACTCTTGAAATAGACATTCACCTATAAAATCACATCCTTATTGTGAATATTTAAGgtattctttatctttttcaaaatattcacaagtaaaaaaaaaagcctcaaaCGCTTTTACGAAGCTTTGAACTTGATATTATCCAATATATACATAAGACTTCATATACATGTGCTTTTCAAAACATTCCTAGGTCTAAATACTATGTGaactatatatatgtatgagATAGTAATAGATGGAGGGTAGGATCATCAAGCGCATCACAAAGCCAAATGTGCAATTGGACAGAGAGTTGTGGTCAAATCAAATATGGCTCATGGCCTTTACCGTCACATTCAACACGGCTATTGGTGGCATCTTCCTCATCGAATCCCACAATGAGCCAATTAAGGCCAAACCAACTAGTCATActaatttttccttaaaaaaaagtgAGGTGTAAATCCTCATTTATAAACCAATCTTCAGTGGAGTCACCAAAGAGTTACAACCCTCCTAGGTAGGGTTTAAGGGATTGCCATGCGACTTACCCTCAATGACTTTGCTTGGTCAACTTATATGTTTATATGCGTGTGTTAACAATTTGCATATATGAGGTAGCGAGAATCTTatagtttagattttttttttttttttgtgggtaatTGGAGCATAAATTAATGATGGAAAATGACTTAAAAAGACAAACCTTGTGATATAATTTTGTGATTCTTTAAAATTCTTTTGCATAGATTGGCTTGGATTGaagatgataaaaagaaaatagtatgTTTATGTGCCCtaaaaaatatgccaaagatttgTTGGCAAAGTTAGGAATGGTTGATTGCATGCCAATAACTACATCAATGGAGGCTAAGGTGAAACTTCGAATgatagaaagagagaagagagagaattgcAAAACTAAATTTATGTCGTTGAACTGGTAGCGGATCCAATGGCATGGATGGTTCTGTAAGAGGCACTGTCGGGAGAAGAGAGAATTGCAGGACAGAGAGTAAGGAAGGTATCGCCCATGTACATATAGTCTCCATGGATCTTGATCTAAAATTAACGTCCCCTTaacaattattaaaaataagctCATTATCTTTCCCATCCTCGATTAGTTTCTTACCTACAACCGTTTCATTCTGTCCCATGTAatgatttgatgatattttagaCACACCCAATCGTCCTTGCTTTCACTTGCCGTATTAATGTCCGTTTGAATtttctataacaaatttattaaattgatatttttttttaaagaacttTAGCAAAATCAACTAAACTTCGACcatgcattattttttcatcgaaatcaaattgacttgatttttACATTAACGGAAAGTTTGCAAGTCAAACTTTTAGTATTTAGTGATACAAGTAATGATTACTGGAAGTTACAGGAAATTTTATTATCCTTACTACACTCAAATTTGTTATGATTGTTTaattggaggatgaagaggaatTGCAAGTTAGATAAAGAAATACTATATAAATAAGAGTGATCCAAATAACCACATCTTTTTTTTGCTAAAGCATatctttttatttgaattaccttttaaatttattaagcATGTATTAATATTTACTAACACCTTTTAGGAAAATCACGGATCCTATCTTCCTATCTcgtcaaaattttgatttcaatttttttcttgaaccaAACTTGAAGAGTACatttactcttcttcttctttttttcccaaaataacaaaaaaaaaaaattagaaaattagaaagtaTTTAATTGAGGATTTTATTCgattaagattgagatgaatgaaaataataaccAATGATGAGGCTTGTTAATTGGTGTGGTTGCATGTGAAAGGTCttgaaggaggagaagatttcttatgttgttgttctcaaatcacTTTCGTGGCAATTATGGGACAAGTTGATGTTCTAATCACAGATGATTCAAATCTTATGTTATTTGGCTATCCCATAGTCAGTATAGTGGTTACTTCTTTCTATATCTTATCCAATCCTTTAAAAGATACAACCACTTAGTAAACTATAGCCTTTTTTGACTCACTTAATTGAAATAACAGATGACTCGGATTTTATACCATTTGATTGTCCTAAAGCAAGTTATCTAATAGCTACTTCTTGCTGCATTTTATATATTCATTACAACATGCAACATATCCAATCCATTACATTTCAGATAACGCATTTCATGTTTATCTTTCTTGTGATTATGCATATATGCTCTCTCGCTCTTCGACAACACATTTCACAGTTGCTCTTCTATTCCTCACTACTATGAAGACCAACTACGCCCCTATCATTCTCATCCACTACACCCACCCCTCATGGTTGGttagttttaggatttaatgaAGGGACATAATTTGTAAGAAAGGCAAGACAACCCTAAATCGCGAACAAGGAAGAGAATAGAAACTTGACAAGCCAATTAGTCATGAATTTTTGTAGGTTTTGTGATGCATTGAATATCACTCCCTTTGgctattgacaatttttttctgaGAATGATAGCAATAACTTTCGTTATTTTCTCATATTGAATTGCCTCAACTATAAGTAAATCCCATTCTTTTTATTCAGTAAACTATCTTTGACTCTTTTTCGGTGTTCATAATTGTGTTCACTAATATAGTTTGAATAGATGACATGCACCTAATTTGCAATGCATACAAGCCAAGACATAAGCTAGTTGCCAATTGCCAGGTGGCAAGtagattgaaagttttcaatTTCACGGGATCTAAATCCTTAATCAAAACACCTAAATTCTATGGATAGAGAGCAGTCCCAAAGTAAGGAGCCAACGCTAGAAAGGCATAGTTGTAGCCCATAACTTCAGTGGCCAAAAGCTAAGGATGAGTCGTGAGGGCGAGGTCGTGCTCGGTGTAACATTCTTTGGCTATCTTGGAACTGCTAACCACTATGGTTGGGAAAAAGCCGAGCTTCATGGTGAAGAATGACCCATACTCGTCTGCCATGGACACGAAGGTCCTGTGAGGAAGACAGGATTTTGCTAGTATGGGCAAATGCCCTATGACGGGCCATGCACCTGCAACTTCTGGTGGTGTTTGAGCTTGCGACATAAGCTTTTGAAACGTACATGGACTGATAGGATGAGGATGACTAGGATCACTCCATACAAGTGGCTGAAGTTCAGGTCTTGAAGTATAAAGTCCATTTGCAATAGGTTCATGATTGAGTTGTGTCGGTATTTTTTAAAGAACATCATATGACTTATACATCTTCCCCTCCTAGGATTATTGATTACTTCTGTAAAGTATAATTAATTATAGATTAGGCTTCAATTGTGCTTAAGAAGTCACTGCCTCGGAGGATTGTTAATTACTTCCTGAGTGCGTTGAGGAAAGCACACCCCACATgctatgaaaaaaataaattcctaCGGAAGTAGGAGTAACTGGAATAGCGTTCTAGAGAGCTCGGGGACCAACAAAAGATACTTCGTAATTCATCGTAAAAGGAGAAGAATGGGTCGATGGGCTTTCGGTACTACTTTCCAGAAAAGCCATTGGTTGAGGTTGTCAAGGGAGAGACGTCCAGGGTGAGAGAAAAGAGGTAACGGAGACGGAGAGGGGGTGAAAGAGAGTAACAGAGACTGGtaaaggagggaggagagagaggagaggctTTGGGACACTGGTATAATGAGCTCATCTCGACAACGCATTTCTCAGTTTATATTTCTTGTGATTATGCATATATGTACTCCTGCTCCTCGACAAACACAGTTCACAGTTGCTCTCCTATTCCTCACTACTATGAAGAACTTCACCCCCATCATTCTCATCCACTACACCCGCCCCTCATGGTTGGttagttttaggatttaatgaAGGGATAGAATTTGAAAGAAAGATGAGAAAAGCCAATATCGCATACAAGGAAGAGAATAGAAAATTGGCAAGCAAATATGTCATGAATTTTTGTAGGTTTTGTGATGCATCATTCCTTTGGTTGTTCGCAATTTTCTCTGAGAATGATCACAataactttctttattttctcatattAAATTGCCTCCACTATAAGTAAATgccattctttttaatttggtaAAACTATCTCTGACTCTTATTTTGGTGTTCGTAATTGTGTTCACTAATATCGTTTGAATAGATGACATGCACCTAATTTGCAATGCATACAAGTCCAGACAGTAGTAAGCAAGTTGCTAATTTGAAGGTGGCAAGTAgagtgaaagttttgaatcttGCAGGATCTAAATCCTTAATCAAAACACCTAACTTCTCCAAATTTATTAGATTGGAGAGATTGGTTCTGAAAGAGTTCCTAAGGTTGGCTGAAATTGATTACTTGATTGGTAAACTAAAGGGTAGAtttatttgaaaatcaaatggtGACCGTATCTTAGAGGGTTGCCCAAGGAAATCAGTTATCTAATTGCCCTGAAAGAGCTCCTCTCGATCCATGGTTTTAGAGTTCATTATTTGCCAGACTCAATCGGTAATCTAAGACATTCGTCAAGGCTAGTAATGGAGGATATGAGATTAGTTAAACTTCTGGACACAATCAAAAGGCTAATGGCTCTCTAGTACTTATCTTTGGTGAATTGTTTGAGTCTAAAATGGTTGCTAGATGCTGTTGGGAAGTTAAAGTTGTCAATTGAGATAAGTTTATCTAGGACAACTATTGAGGAATTGCCTCATTCGATTTGGAACCATGAAGATTTGGCATTGCAGATGAACGATAGTTACATAAGAACACCACATAGACTTATAAACAAAGCAGAGTGGACAAGCGCATCGTGCGATTTGACAGTTGTGCCTATCGAAGTCAAGTTGTTATGCACTTGGATATGAGgcacaacaaattttttttttttttttggattgcatgtttctttgttaacaagaaaaaaaacctaTCACAATGGACATGTGGGAGGCTTGTGACATTTTTGAAGAGGTCGAATTTGAAGTACTTATTGATTAGTCTTTGATCAAGATTGTTGATGGTGAGAGAATATGAATGCATGATAAGTGCACAGATTTTGGGAGAGAAattgttcttcatgaaaattttagaaaaccTGAAGGTCAAACTAGATTGTGATTTCCCAAGACAACCCTGGACATAGTACGATCTAAAAAGGTAAGTACAAACAacaccattttatttttccctacTGCATGGACTTTTAGCAAAAGCTTTGGGAGAATAcaattatattaaaatgtttatttcTTGCGAATagtatttggtaaattgtaattttaaaaagcaTCAAGATGCAATTATGGTTCTAATGTTGTTTCAAACTACacttgaaaatgacattttttttaaaaaataaacatcaaATCCCTAGCTAGACATCAGCAAAGGTCACACGATCGCTGGTGAGGCTCATCGGCTATTAGAAATGGGCCTAAACTTCATTGGATCAAACCATGCTTTTGGGTTGATTTGAATTTTCCATACGTTGAAGATCAACCTTGCGCCTTTGGGAACATGGTGCCCACTAATGATGCAATCTTCAGTTGACACGTGTGGAACGCCAAGTGTTATAGGTGGGTGTAAAGAATCTCATTCGCTATGGCATGTGGGTAAGTCAGGTTGGAAATATCTGACTCTTTCACATGTCATTGTTTATCAAATTGAGCATCTAGTGCTTCTTAAGTCTTGTTTAGAACATGAAGGTTGTTTAGCGACAGAGAGACTGTCCACATTAGGGTAGTCATGGCAGTGTCTACAGCACCCGCTATCATTGCCTTCAAAGAAGAAATACATATTTGTAGGTGTTAATAGACCAAATCACAATACTGTCCAAACAAAAGTGCATGTTAACTCGTTGGCACAGTACTAATGAATGATAAACATAGATAAATCAATCCACAACAAGCACGAAGGTGCAACGCTCTCGAAggagaaaatataaagaaatctCTCTCATAATTATGTCATTTATCAAAACGATAGGCTACATTTTGCGGTAACATAAAGTATATTAATA
This genomic stretch from Eucalyptus grandis isolate ANBG69807.140 chromosome 3, ASM1654582v1, whole genome shotgun sequence harbors:
- the LOC104436675 gene encoding NHP2-like protein 1, encoding MTGEAVNPKAYPLADAQLSITILDLVQQAANYKQLKKGANEATKTLNRGISEFIVMAADTEPLEILLHLPLLAEDKNVPYVFVPSKQALGRACGVTRPVIACSVTTNEGSQLKSQIQQLKDAIEKLLI